A genome region from Hydrogenoanaerobacterium saccharovorans includes the following:
- a CDS encoding redox-sensing transcriptional repressor Rex, producing the protein MSKQVSISVIRRLPRYYRFLGELLKNGIHRISSRELSSRMGLTASQIRQDLNCFGGFGQQGYGYNVEALYGEIGHILGLDQNYKTILIGVGNLGRAVANHMTFDGRGYELIGLFDSNEKVVGDVVRDIAVMDMDEMEDFCIKNKPDVAILCTPREAAQRIADKLVELGVRGFWNYSHYDINMNHPHVAVENVHLGDSLMTLCYKVKDLDSPDGPAEGNKNI; encoded by the coding sequence ATGAGCAAACAGGTATCTATCTCAGTTATCAGGCGACTGCCGAGATATTACCGTTTTCTTGGCGAACTTTTGAAAAATGGCATACATAGAATCTCCTCGCGCGAGCTTTCTTCCCGCATGGGGCTTACCGCGTCGCAGATCAGGCAGGATTTAAACTGCTTTGGCGGATTTGGCCAACAGGGCTATGGTTACAACGTCGAGGCACTGTACGGCGAAATCGGCCATATTCTTGGGTTGGATCAGAATTATAAAACCATCCTTATCGGTGTGGGTAACCTTGGCAGAGCAGTTGCAAACCATATGACGTTTGATGGCAGAGGCTATGAACTGATTGGTTTGTTTGACAGCAACGAGAAGGTCGTTGGTGACGTTGTTCGTGATATAGCCGTTATGGATATGGACGAGATGGAAGATTTCTGCATAAAAAATAAACCCGATGTTGCTATTTTATGTACTCCCCGAGAAGCGGCACAGCGCATTGCCGATAAGCTGGTAGAACTTGGCGTGCGTGGCTTTTGGAATTATTCGCATTATGATATCAATATGAATCATCCACATGTAGCGGTAGAAAATGTTCACCTCGGCGATAGCCTGATGACATTGTGCTATAAGGTAAAAGACCTGGATAGCCCAGACGGCCCTGCCGAAGGGAACAAAAATATATAA
- a CDS encoding isocitrate/isopropylmalate family dehydrogenase, protein MEQKVQAAAAHFAALVEAQLARVERMKAVKDFVDYSKLDKIIIGVCGGDGIGPVITHEAERVLRYLLADEVKAGKIEFREIDGLTIENRVACMKAIPDDVLAELKECHVILKGPTTTPRAGDPWPNIESANVAMRKELDLFANVRPVKVPSEGIDWTFFRENTEGAYTLGSCGTNVDDELAFDFTVTTTEGTERIARLAYDYAKKNGKKRVSIVTKANIVKTTDGKFLKLCQNIAKEYPDITTDDWYIDIMTAKLIDPKRRKDFQVMVLPNLYGDIITDEAAEMQGGVGTAGSANLGKRYAMFEAIHGSAPRMMDEGRGCFADPCSMLRAAVMLLSHIDHQTEANKLERALDICMYEEKKLAITGRDTGATCEEFGNYVMSTIETL, encoded by the coding sequence ATGGAACAAAAAGTACAGGCTGCGGCGGCACACTTTGCCGCTTTGGTTGAAGCGCAGCTTGCCAGAGTTGAGCGCATGAAAGCAGTAAAAGATTTTGTGGATTACTCAAAACTGGATAAGATTATCATTGGCGTATGTGGCGGCGACGGTATTGGGCCGGTTATTACCCACGAGGCGGAGCGTGTTTTGCGTTATCTGCTGGCAGATGAAGTAAAAGCAGGCAAAATAGAGTTCCGCGAAATCGATGGCCTCACCATCGAGAACCGTGTTGCATGCATGAAGGCAATCCCCGATGATGTGCTGGCAGAACTCAAAGAGTGCCATGTTATCCTAAAAGGCCCTACAACCACACCGCGTGCGGGCGACCCATGGCCGAATATTGAGAGTGCCAACGTTGCAATGCGAAAAGAGCTTGATTTATTTGCAAACGTGCGTCCGGTAAAAGTGCCTTCGGAGGGCATTGATTGGACATTCTTCCGCGAAAACACCGAGGGTGCCTATACACTTGGCTCTTGCGGTACCAATGTGGATGATGAGCTTGCGTTTGACTTTACGGTAACCACCACCGAAGGCACCGAAAGAATAGCTCGCCTTGCTTACGATTACGCAAAGAAAAACGGCAAAAAACGTGTTTCTATCGTAACAAAAGCAAACATTGTAAAAACAACCGACGGCAAATTTTTAAAACTGTGCCAAAATATAGCAAAAGAGTACCCCGACATCACAACCGATGACTGGTACATTGATATTATGACTGCCAAATTGATTGACCCCAAGCGCAGAAAAGATTTTCAGGTTATGGTACTGCCAAACCTGTACGGCGATATTATTACAGATGAAGCCGCAGAGATGCAGGGTGGTGTAGGTACCGCGGGCAGTGCAAACCTTGGCAAGCGTTATGCAATGTTTGAAGCAATTCACGGTTCGGCACCCAGAATGATGGACGAGGGAAGAGGCTGCTTTGCAGACCCTTGTTCAATGCTGCGCGCGGCGGTTATGCTGCTTTCGCACATCGATCACCAAACCGAGGCAAACAAACTGGAAAGAGCTTTGGATATTTGCATGTATGAGGAGAAAAAACTGGCCATTACCGGGCGCGATACCGGGGCTACCTGCGAAGAATTCGGTAATTATGTTATGAGCACGATTGAGACTCTGTAA
- a CDS encoding helix-turn-helix domain-containing protein → MKMYFEVLRELREDNDLKQEAIAKVLGTTQEVYSRYENGINELPICHLVTLCKFYNVSADYILGLKQDKN, encoded by the coding sequence ATGAAAATGTATTTTGAGGTGCTCAGAGAATTACGCGAAGATAACGACTTAAAACAAGAAGCAATAGCTAAAGTTCTAGGAACCACACAGGAAGTTTATTCGCGGTACGAAAATGGAATTAACGAATTGCCAATTTGCCATTTGGTTACCCTTTGCAAATTTTATAATGTGAGTGCTGATTATATTCTTGGACTAAAACAGGATAAGAACTAA
- a CDS encoding permease: MKLELTLLHQHESALDSMLEAFFESMGLPHEWTEFLLHFMADTINLFLILIVVMFAVSLLQTYIPFDRLQKKLSALGSVWGYLLALALGVVSPFCSCTIIPVVMGLISMGVPVQVALCYLTSAALLNVGTVVAMFSTMGVQFGGIYIAVSLLIAVLTSILIRPFAGKENIISYEAGHHHGHHCHDENCHIHTECCHHEPKTRVGYCVDNVTHILRQTWVYMVLSVALSSAVISFVPIETLNTVIGQNNVLSPLLAGIVGAPIHADVFAILPLLQLLLPINRSATLAFALGAMAISIPEVVLLSRVFKPKTIAAYVVVLVVLSVVAGYLAALVA, encoded by the coding sequence ATGAAACTTGAATTAACCCTTTTACATCAGCATGAATCCGCTTTGGACAGCATGCTGGAAGCATTTTTTGAATCGATGGGCTTACCGCATGAGTGGACAGAATTTTTGCTGCACTTTATGGCTGATACCATCAACTTGTTTTTGATTTTGATCGTAGTCATGTTTGCAGTGTCGTTACTGCAAACCTATATCCCTTTTGACCGCTTGCAAAAAAAGCTCTCGGCATTGGGCAGTGTATGGGGTTATCTGCTTGCATTGGCTCTGGGTGTGGTTTCTCCGTTTTGCAGCTGTACCATCATCCCTGTGGTGATGGGGCTGATTTCGATGGGGGTACCGGTTCAAGTAGCTCTTTGCTATTTAACATCCGCAGCTTTGCTCAATGTGGGCACGGTAGTTGCTATGTTTTCCACTATGGGTGTGCAGTTTGGTGGAATCTATATCGCCGTATCGCTGTTAATCGCAGTGCTTACTTCTATTCTTATTCGTCCGTTTGCCGGTAAAGAAAATATCATAAGCTACGAAGCAGGTCACCATCATGGCCACCATTGCCATGATGAAAACTGCCATATTCATACCGAGTGCTGCCATCATGAGCCAAAAACACGGGTGGGCTATTGTGTAGATAATGTCACACATATCTTGCGCCAAACATGGGTTTATATGGTGCTGAGTGTTGCGCTGTCCAGTGCTGTCATCAGCTTTGTACCCATAGAAACACTCAATACAGTGATCGGCCAAAACAATGTGTTATCCCCGTTGCTTGCAGGCATCGTGGGTGCACCCATTCATGCAGATGTGTTTGCCATATTGCCTTTGCTACAACTTTTGCTGCCCATCAATCGTTCGGCAACCTTGGCGTTTGCACTGGGGGCAATGGCAATATCGATACCCGAAGTGGTACTGCTCAGCCGTGTTTTTAAACCCAAAACAATTGCCGCATATGTTGTTGTGCTTGTAGTGCTTTCTGTAGTGGCAGGTTATCTTGCAGCACTTGTAGCGTAA